In uncultured Desulfovibrio sp., one DNA window encodes the following:
- the mraY gene encoding phospho-N-acetylmuramoyl-pentapeptide-transferase has protein sequence MLYYFLVPLVGEWTALNVFRYITFRSLGALITALVISVLLGPRFIAWLRRVKCGQYIHEDVTAHAAKAGTPTMGGIMIIFSLGLSLLLWADMTNAYVWQTFFVFVGFGAVGLWDDLTKLRHHENRGISGRAKMSGQCLVALVAMWLLYINDNCDTTLLIPFVKEWTPDLGIFYVPFGVFVMVAASNAVNLTDGLDGLAIGPTIVASAVFAIFIYVTGNARLASYLLVPYVPGIGEVTVFCAALVGAGLGFLWFNAYPAQVFMGDVGSLSLGGVLGYLALLSKQELVLAVVGGLFVVETLSVIMQVGYFRWTGGKRLFRMAPLHHHFELKGVPESKIIIRFWITSILLALVALSMLKLR, from the coding sequence ATGTTGTATTATTTTCTGGTTCCGCTGGTGGGCGAATGGACCGCGCTCAACGTTTTTCGCTACATCACCTTTCGCTCTCTGGGGGCGCTCATCACGGCGCTGGTCATTTCGGTCCTGCTGGGGCCGCGCTTCATTGCCTGGCTGCGCCGGGTCAAGTGCGGCCAGTACATCCATGAGGATGTGACGGCCCATGCCGCCAAGGCCGGAACGCCCACCATGGGCGGCATCATGATTATTTTCAGCCTGGGGCTGAGCCTGCTGCTGTGGGCCGACATGACCAATGCCTACGTGTGGCAGACCTTTTTTGTCTTTGTGGGCTTCGGCGCCGTGGGTCTGTGGGATGACCTGACCAAGCTGCGCCATCACGAGAACCGCGGCATTTCCGGCCGGGCCAAGATGTCGGGACAGTGCCTTGTGGCGCTGGTGGCCATGTGGCTGCTGTATATCAACGACAACTGCGACACCACGCTGCTCATCCCCTTTGTCAAGGAATGGACGCCCGATCTGGGCATTTTCTATGTGCCGTTCGGGGTTTTTGTCATGGTGGCTGCCTCCAATGCCGTCAATCTCACCGACGGCCTGGACGGTCTGGCCATAGGCCCCACCATTGTGGCCAGTGCGGTTTTTGCCATCTTCATCTACGTCACCGGCAATGCTCGCCTGGCCTCCTATCTGCTGGTGCCCTATGTGCCGGGCATCGGCGAGGTGACGGTATTCTGTGCCGCTCTGGTGGGCGCGGGCCTGGGCTTTCTCTGGTTCAATGCCTATCCGGCGCAGGTCTTCATGGGCGATGTGGGGTCGCTCAGCCTGGGCGGCGTCCTGGGCTATCTGGCGCTGCTCAGCAAGCAGGAGCTGGTGCTGGCCGTGGTGGGCGGCCTGTTTGTGGTGGAGACGCTTTCGGTCATCATGCAGGTGGGTTATTTCCGCTGGACGGGCGGCAAGCGCCTGTTCCGCATGGCGCCCCTGCATCATCATTTTGAACTCAAGGGCGTGCCGGAATCCAAGATCATCATACGGTTCTGGATCACGTCCATTCTGCTGGCGCTGGTGGCCCTTTCCATGCTCAAGCTGCGTTGA
- the ftsW gene encoding putative lipid II flippase FtsW — MKKNNFRQSKAATVLSRVAEKTLSGSFDWWLFTLTVVILSIGLIMVLSASGIVAEIENGDKYYFFKRQVAFAGVGLLALWVAALLPRNWLYKLQYPALFLSLLLLLITLSPLTPTINGAKRWIPVGPFAVQPMEFVKVAMALYLAYFMSAKQDLIKTFSRGVIPPFAVTGLFCFLLLLQPDFGSSVVLAMLLFLMCVAGGTRLIYLVFAMGLVGAGAVALAISSPYRMRRLLAFLDPFADPSNTGYHLVQSLLAIGSGSFFGVGVGASKQKMFYLPEAHNDFIMAVLGEELGFVGVSVVMLLFSLLFWRCYRITMGQRELRDRFTAFGLTAIIALGCVMNLAVVMGVAPPKGVPMPLMSYGGSNLLATMTSIGLLLNFSRTAEGWKKSS; from the coding sequence ATGAAGAAGAACAATTTTCGCCAGAGCAAGGCAGCCACGGTGCTTTCCCGCGTGGCGGAAAAAACGCTGTCCGGCAGCTTTGACTGGTGGCTGTTCACGCTTACGGTGGTCATTCTTTCCATCGGCCTCATCATGGTGCTGTCTGCCAGCGGTATCGTGGCGGAAATCGAGAACGGGGACAAATACTACTTTTTCAAACGGCAGGTCGCCTTTGCCGGCGTGGGGCTGCTGGCCCTGTGGGTGGCTGCCCTGCTGCCACGCAACTGGCTGTACAAATTGCAGTATCCGGCGCTCTTTCTGTCGCTGCTGCTGCTGCTGATCACGCTTTCGCCCCTGACGCCCACCATCAACGGCGCCAAGCGCTGGATACCCGTGGGGCCATTTGCCGTGCAGCCCATGGAATTCGTCAAGGTGGCCATGGCCCTGTATCTGGCCTATTTCATGAGTGCCAAGCAGGACCTCATCAAGACCTTCAGCCGCGGGGTCATTCCGCCCTTTGCGGTGACGGGCCTGTTCTGCTTTCTTCTGCTGCTCCAGCCGGATTTCGGCAGTTCGGTGGTGCTGGCCATGCTGCTTTTCCTCATGTGTGTGGCCGGAGGAACGCGCCTTATCTATCTGGTCTTTGCCATGGGCCTTGTGGGTGCCGGGGCCGTGGCCCTGGCCATTTCCTCGCCCTACCGCATGCGCCGGCTGCTGGCCTTTCTGGACCCCTTTGCGGATCCGTCCAATACGGGCTACCACCTGGTGCAATCCCTGCTGGCCATCGGGTCGGGCAGCTTCTTCGGTGTGGGCGTGGGCGCCAGCAAGCAGAAAATGTTCTATCTGCCCGAAGCCCATAACGACTTCATCATGGCCGTGCTGGGCGAGGAGCTGGGATTTGTGGGCGTGAGCGTGGTCATGCTGCTGTTCAGCCTGCTGTTCTGGCGCTGCTACCGCATCACCATGGGGCAGCGGGAATTGCGTGACCGCTTCACGGCCTTTGGGTTGACGGCCATCATCGCCCTGGGCTGCGTCATGAATCTGGCCGTGGTCATGGGCGTGGCTCCGCCCAAGGGCGTGCCCATGCCGCTCATGAGCTATGGTGGCAGTAATCTGCTGGCAACCATGACCAGTATTGGCCTGTTGTTGAATTTTTCAAGGACGGCGGAAGGATGGAAAAAGTCCTCCTGA
- the murG gene encoding undecaprenyldiphospho-muramoylpentapeptide beta-N-acetylglucosaminyltransferase: MEKVLLTTGGTGGHIFPALAVAEELRRRHAGLELLFMGSQYGPERQLVERAGIPFVGLPVRGFLGRGLRAAGAAWHMLGACGTAFSVIRRFRPQAVAGFGGYASFAPLLAARLCGVPGILHEQNAIAGLSNKVLSRLVDRVCLSLEGTSGFAAAKCVFTGNPVRAEVAAVGCRQRSFTGRRLLIMGGSQGAHAINAYMREQLSRFREAGVEIRHQTGRADEAATRAAYVAAGYDGDCVSAFIDDMAGAYAWADLVLCRAGATTVAELCAVGLPSVLVPFPHAAHDHQTSNALALERAGAARHLPESRMASDDLAGMLLALLADEATCRAMGRKALAAGCPHAAEAVCHVLERVAGGLPDAPRQRG, from the coding sequence ATGGAAAAAGTCCTCCTGACCACCGGGGGAACCGGTGGCCATATCTTTCCGGCACTGGCCGTGGCCGAGGAGCTGCGGCGCCGGCATGCCGGGCTGGAACTGCTTTTCATGGGATCGCAGTACGGGCCGGAGCGGCAGCTTGTGGAGCGGGCCGGCATTCCCTTTGTGGGGCTGCCTGTGCGTGGTTTTCTGGGGCGGGGCCTGCGTGCTGCCGGAGCGGCCTGGCACATGCTGGGCGCCTGCGGCACGGCGTTTTCCGTGATCCGGCGATTTCGTCCGCAGGCGGTGGCAGGCTTTGGCGGCTACGCCTCGTTCGCGCCCCTGCTGGCGGCCCGCCTGTGCGGCGTTCCGGGCATTCTTCATGAGCAGAATGCCATTGCGGGGCTGAGCAACAAGGTGCTGTCCCGCCTGGTGGACAGGGTATGCCTGTCGCTGGAAGGCACCAGCGGCTTTGCGGCGGCCAAATGCGTTTTCACGGGCAATCCCGTGCGGGCAGAGGTGGCGGCCGTGGGCTGCCGTCAGCGCTCCTTCACGGGGCGGCGCCTGCTGATCATGGGCGGCTCGCAGGGCGCGCACGCCATCAACGCCTATATGCGGGAGCAGTTGTCGCGCTTCCGGGAGGCCGGGGTGGAAATACGCCACCAGACCGGGAGGGCAGACGAGGCGGCCACCCGTGCGGCCTACGTAGCTGCCGGCTATGACGGGGACTGCGTGAGCGCCTTCATTGACGATATGGCCGGGGCCTATGCCTGGGCCGATCTGGTGCTGTGCCGGGCCGGGGCCACCACCGTGGCCGAGCTGTGTGCCGTGGGGCTGCCATCGGTGCTTGTGCCCTTTCCTCACGCGGCCCATGACCACCAGACCAGCAATGCGCTGGCGCTGGAGCGGGCCGGTGCCGCGCGCCATCTGCCGGAAAGCCGGATGGCAAGTGATGACCTGGCCGGTATGCTGCTGGCCCTGCTGGCGGATGAAGCAACGTGTCGCGCCATGGGCCGGAAGGCGCTGGCAGCGGGATGTCCGCATGCGGCGGAGGCGGTGTGCCATGTGCTGGAACGGGTGGCGGGCGGCCTGCCTGACGCCCCGCGCCAGCGCGGCTGA
- the murF gene encoding UDP-N-acetylmuramoyl-tripeptide--D-alanyl-D-alanine ligase, with protein sequence MRIELEALAAAVGCPLAGGGGQTVSAVTTDSRAVRPGSLFVCIAGEHTDGHVYARQAEAAGAVAILGTRPVEGLTVPYLLVDDAVQALGQMAALWRTRCASVRVVGITGTAGKTTIKELLAHVLSLHGKTARNAANHNNQIGMPLSMLSTDGDEAFWVMEAGISHEGDMDDLGAILRPDLALILNVGPGHTEGLGARGVAWHKARLLSYVPRNGICLVNADYPDLVREARAVRADLCYFTAEGRPLQFRGAPTGRQGERGRYRLWLDGTPCDVLAPFQGDYGTENCIAVAAAAYLLGLPAETIVRGIAGAEMPGQRFARRIIGPWKAIDDTYNANPLSMRRMLDTAADMAQREAADSFIPVLGEMRELGDVSEAEHEKLGRHLAELRPVAVIWKGGQAEAVRTGLERGGYHGPFLEPEDAAAFCGVMAELGRGLPHGALVLFKGSRSNRLEGWLEALSQAQA encoded by the coding sequence GTGCGCATAGAACTGGAAGCGCTGGCGGCGGCAGTGGGCTGTCCGCTTGCCGGCGGAGGCGGGCAGACGGTAAGCGCCGTGACCACGGACAGCCGGGCCGTGCGGCCGGGGTCCCTCTTTGTGTGCATTGCCGGCGAGCATACGGATGGTCATGTCTATGCACGGCAGGCCGAGGCCGCCGGGGCCGTGGCCATTCTGGGCACGCGGCCCGTGGAGGGGCTGACGGTGCCCTATCTGCTGGTGGATGATGCCGTTCAGGCCCTGGGGCAGATGGCTGCCCTGTGGCGCACGCGCTGTGCGTCGGTGAGGGTGGTGGGCATCACCGGAACGGCCGGCAAGACCACCATCAAGGAACTGCTGGCCCATGTGCTGTCCCTGCATGGCAAGACGGCTCGCAATGCGGCCAACCACAACAATCAGATCGGCATGCCTCTGTCCATGCTGTCCACCGACGGGGACGAAGCCTTCTGGGTCATGGAGGCCGGCATCAGCCACGAGGGCGACATGGATGACCTGGGCGCCATCCTGCGTCCTGACCTGGCGCTCATTCTCAATGTGGGGCCAGGCCATACCGAGGGGCTGGGCGCACGTGGCGTGGCCTGGCACAAGGCCCGTCTGCTGTCCTATGTGCCGCGCAACGGTATCTGTCTGGTCAATGCCGATTATCCCGATCTGGTGCGCGAGGCCCGCGCTGTGCGTGCCGATCTCTGTTATTTCACGGCCGAGGGCCGTCCCCTGCAGTTCCGCGGGGCGCCTACGGGCCGCCAGGGCGAGCGGGGCCGCTATCGCCTCTGGCTGGACGGTACGCCCTGCGATGTGCTGGCGCCCTTTCAGGGAGACTACGGGACGGAAAACTGCATTGCCGTAGCGGCCGCGGCCTATCTGCTGGGACTGCCGGCGGAAACCATCGTCCGGGGCATAGCAGGGGCCGAAATGCCCGGCCAGCGCTTTGCCCGGCGGATCATCGGGCCATGGAAGGCCATTGACGATACCTACAATGCCAATCCCCTTTCCATGCGCCGCATGCTGGATACGGCGGCGGACATGGCACAGCGCGAAGCGGCGGACAGCTTCATTCCCGTGCTGGGCGAGATGCGGGAACTGGGCGATGTGAGCGAAGCGGAGCATGAAAAACTGGGACGCCATCTGGCCGAACTGCGGCCGGTGGCGGTGATCTGGAAGGGGGGCCAGGCCGAGGCTGTGCGCACCGGCCTGGAGCGGGGCGGCTATCACGGGCCGTTCCTGGAGCCGGAAGACGCTGCGGCCTTTTGCGGCGTCATGGCGGAGCTGGGCAGGGGCCTGCCGCACGGCGCCCTGGTGCTTTTCAAGGGATCGCGCAGCAACCGGCTGGAAGGCTGGCTGGAAGCCCTGTCGCAGGCGCAGGCCTGA
- the murD gene encoding UDP-N-acetylmuramoyl-L-alanine--D-glutamate ligase: MTQEQCGAWQRNAEEAGKLAVVVGAGRSGLAAARLLRKRGARVRLLESNAKALDAVAQENLRRDGIEVLTGEHREAFFGGASLVVPSPALPVARLREMMGAWAHDPQCRILSEMELAWRCLDGETVLAVTGTSGKTTTVSLMAAMLRQAGRRVFLGGNIGTPLSEYLLAGRKADVLVLEVSSFQLQGCTTFRPHVGVILNISPNHLDYHKDMDEYTEAKFRLFQCQTEDDIAILHEDLRPLAASFGLRARQIFLPDVCAPRFPGSRLLGRHNRFNEEAAWQACRAVGVSEADAAAAVAAFQPLPHRLEQVGMHHGVLYVNDSKCTTVSALRVALEAFAQPVRLLCGGKYKGGDLEALLPLLQRHVKEVALFGGSREYFENAWKGSVPLHWHEYLKDAVQALAATAERGDVVLLAPATSSFDQYASYARRGEDFRRIVGDLA; encoded by the coding sequence ATGACTCAGGAACAGTGCGGTGCGTGGCAGAGGAACGCGGAAGAAGCGGGCAAGCTGGCTGTAGTGGTGGGGGCTGGACGTTCCGGCCTGGCGGCTGCCCGCCTGCTGCGGAAGCGGGGCGCGCGCGTCCGTCTGCTGGAAAGCAATGCCAAGGCGCTGGATGCCGTTGCGCAGGAAAACCTGCGGCGTGACGGCATAGAAGTGCTGACAGGCGAGCACCGTGAGGCCTTTTTCGGGGGGGCATCCCTGGTGGTCCCCAGTCCGGCGCTGCCTGTGGCCCGCCTGCGGGAGATGATGGGCGCCTGGGCGCACGATCCGCAGTGCCGGATTCTGTCGGAGATGGAGCTGGCCTGGCGCTGCCTGGACGGGGAAACGGTGCTGGCCGTTACCGGCACCAGCGGCAAGACCACCACGGTGAGCCTGATGGCGGCCATGCTGCGGCAGGCAGGTCGCCGCGTGTTTCTGGGGGGGAATATCGGAACGCCCCTGTCGGAATATCTTCTGGCGGGCCGCAAGGCCGATGTGCTTGTGCTGGAGGTATCCAGCTTTCAGCTGCAGGGCTGTACCACCTTCCGGCCGCATGTGGGGGTTATTCTCAATATTTCGCCCAATCACCTGGATTATCACAAGGACATGGACGAATACACGGAGGCCAAGTTCCGCCTGTTTCAGTGCCAGACCGAGGACGATATAGCCATTCTGCATGAGGACCTGCGCCCGCTGGCCGCGTCCTTCGGCCTGCGGGCACGGCAGATTTTCCTGCCGGATGTTTGTGCGCCGCGCTTTCCGGGCAGCCGGCTGCTGGGCCGCCACAATCGCTTCAATGAAGAAGCCGCCTGGCAGGCCTGCCGGGCTGTGGGCGTGAGCGAGGCCGATGCCGCGGCTGCCGTGGCGGCCTTCCAGCCCCTGCCGCACCGTCTGGAACAGGTGGGCATGCATCATGGCGTGCTCTACGTCAATGATTCCAAGTGCACCACCGTTTCCGCTCTGCGGGTGGCGCTGGAAGCCTTTGCGCAGCCCGTGCGCCTGCTGTGCGGCGGCAAGTACAAGGGGGGCGACCTGGAAGCCCTGCTGCCGCTGCTGCAACGGCACGTGAAGGAAGTGGCCCTTTTTGGCGGCAGTCGGGAATATTTTGAAAATGCCTGGAAGGGCAGCGTGCCGCTGCACTGGCATGAGTATCTGAAGGATGCCGTGCAGGCGCTGGCTGCCACGGCGGAACGCGGCGATGTGGTGCTGCTGGCGCCGGCAACGTCCAGCTTTGACCAGTACGCAAGCTATGCCCGGCGTGGCGAGGATTTCAGACGCATTGTCGGGGACCTGGCATGA